The Anolis carolinensis isolate JA03-04 chromosome 2, rAnoCar3.1.pri, whole genome shotgun sequence genome contains the following window.
TCAGTAAGCCTGATCAATTTCATCTAAACAAAACAGCTGACAATCCcccattgtcaggacccaggctgcagagcaccaataaccatgcgcagaggccagaatctatctaatatctttattaaaggaatatataaagtcagtaaaaacaagtgaagaatatagttcagtagtagacctttcaggaaaggtcaaatatagtccaggaaaacaatgtccaatatgagatattaaagtccaaagttataatccaataaccgaaacacacaccttgccaagcaaagcgtggggaaatgacagggtccttttagtccaatggagcttgacaacaaaggctggaagcaaactagatgcttggcaaacaaggcttgatacgtggcaacaagaggcaagaagcaagaacgaggtccgtggcaagatccgaggacaaggcaggcttgaaactggaacaaggtccgagggaactggagtagcgtagtccacacacaatctactcccgaagctgacgaattgactccgcaaggattcctttgcgggcaaacacctatactgtgtccagatgcatgactccttaaagtttcccaagggaagcagacttaatcagctaattgtctggcagctatcctggcgctccggcgagtcgcctcccgagcgcctctatcttgattataataatcccggcgagaaaatgggggagatttctgctcaaggcttgtttggctgacttcttgtgggcaaacatcttgcaggtgcaagggctccaattctggctgaaacggtgggaaacccaagttttcctcttcatctgcctcaatagtaccaggaacgggactacatggcccatgagtcatcacacccatGCTAATATTGTTAGCCAAACTATCATTTATGCTATGCTatatatgatatacagtagagtctcgcttatctaacgtaaacgggccggcagaacattggataagcaaatatgttggataataaggagggattaaggaaaagcctattaaacatcaaattaggttatgattttacaaattaagcaccaaaacattatgttatacaaatttgacagaaaaagtagttcgatacacagtaatgctatgtagtaattactgtatttacgaatttagcaccaaaatatcatgatgtattgaaaacattgactacaaaaatgcattggataatccagaacgttggataagcaagtgttagataagtgagactactgtaattgcaaTATTATGCATCCATTGCCAATAACTAGAGATTGTGTTATATATACAGTACTGCTATACCTTGGAAACATCCTCCTTAGCAAACAAATTCTTCATTCATTCTGCACTAGTCACATAGACTTCAGGTACTATAAAATATGGATGCTTAAAATAAACTATCTTAACCAATGCTGTAAGTTGGCTTGAAAGAAGTTTTGAGGCCTGGTCGATCCTCTGGCAAAAGGTATTGTTGTTGTCTGTCTGCCTTCCTGCTTGGTTTCAGGGCTCATCTCAGTTCTGTGTCCCAACTGCGAGATACAGCACGATTGATATTTCAATTGCTTATCTAATACTACTACTCAATCCTTCAGGGTTAGACTTCCAAAGTACTTGACAACCCATATTTTTAGGTTGTTTGTGGACTCATCTGTGGCTGCAACATAAGTTGACAAAGTTTTTTCTTGGGTCTTCTATCCCTCTCTTTTTCCCTAGGCAAACCTATATGTTTCTCATCTCTATCTTGTCTTCTGTCAAAGGCTCTCCTCACCACCACTGATAAATGCCTCACCTTCTAGAACTACAATGCTACTTTTTATTGGTGAGTTGTCACTACTCTCTTGCTTTCAGAGCTTCTTGTTAGATTCAACACATGGTCCAAAGCAGCCCAAGATCAAACACAGAAGCTAGTTCAAACATAGattcaaaaagaaaaatgctCAGGAGTCCATTTCAAAGGTCAATAACTTAGAAACTCACCAAAGTTCAAGAATAGTCCAAGTCAGAATCCACATACATAGTCCAAAAACACAATGCCCACCAACAAAATACTAGCTGTAGCTCTTTCACCAACATTGCTCACAGCAAAGAATGGATTGCTGCCACCAGCTATTTATGCTGCTCAGTAAAGCCCTTGCAGCTGAGAGGCCCTCTTCTGGACCAGCCAATTAGATCTTCTCCGCTTAATGGCATCAACCCTTAGCTGGAGCCAGGTGTGGCAAGTCAACTGCTGCTCTTCCCCATGAACAGCCTGATTCTGCCCTGTTTTTTCCAAGCCTAGAGGGGCCTGCTCCTGAATAGcattaaagagctgcaaagtcTCAGGCTGTTCAGGTAACTATTATACATTTGCCCCTGATTCGCCTGCTGAGAGAGAATCCTCTAACCCATCATCCTCATCTTCTGCCAATGTCCTGATACTCCTACTATCTCCATAGTATATGCTATTTGCTCTTCAGGGCAAACTTGGCAGCAGAAGGTTTCCCCAGTAGATAGCAGAGAGGGAGATGGAAGCCACCAAAACCCTTTCACAACCCTTACATTTCAGAAGGATGAGGTTTTTGCCTTAACCATATTTCTTCAGGACTACtttgttcaaaaatattttcaatatagaTAAAGAACACATGGCAAAATGACATAAATGTTTTGCTCACGTTACATTGTGCAGGGTGTGTATATTAAAGCAGTGACATTCATACAGGGAAATCTTGTGTGGAACAGTCATATCTGTGTAGTTAAAAAACAACTCCAAGCATTAAGAATTTTGATCAGTTGCACAGCTCTTGATTATTAGATATACTTGGGGCACACATACCAATAAATTAGGTTTTAATGGAATGTTTAGCACAAGATTGGCAGATTCATGTTATGGTAGGTTATCTGCAAAATAATGGCTACCAGGATTAATTCAAATACGAATGAACAGGGTAGAAAATTGCATTTCTATATTATCTATTCATCTCTTTAATTTCAAATACATTAGAGGCACCTAAGATTCTGACTGTGATCAGCAAACTACTAATAAATCTATTCTGATGCACTTCCCGGTTCCATAAATTTTGGATGTGTTTAGATTCAGCCTCCCCGACCCATCCAATTCATTAGAGCCACCAAGCACTGCTATGGctgattcaaaataaataaataaataaaactgagttAAGTCAAAATCAAAATAATGACACCTTCATCTAAAACTCAATGCAACCTTTATGGCTTATTAAAACACATAAGGACTTGTGTAATCCTTCAGGAATGTTCTCAAAAAACAGTGATAATTACTGGTTACTATCTTCTTAggatccttctacactgccatataaaatccagattatctgctttgaactggattatatggcagtgtagactcacataatccaattcaaatcagataatgtggattatctgctttgataatctggattatatgtcagtgtagaaggagcctacgTAAGACCAGAAAAGATCTAAaacaggccccttctaaactgccatataatccaaattatcaaagcagataatgcacatcttctgcatggaactggattatatgtctatgctgccatgtaatccaattcaaagcagataatctggattttatatggcagtgtagaaggggccccattcAAAGACAGTGAGTCACTAGATTCATGAGATTCAAAAGTCTAAGATTCCCTTTTCAAgccttttaaagaaaaatgccttggacacattttttaaaacctcAGCTGTTTTTCCTAGTtgcaaaaaaaaggctgaaatatCGTACTCATAACTctgtagattagtggttctcaaactatgggtccccaaatgttttggccttcaactcccagaaatcctaacagctggtaaaccaggtgggatttctggaagttgtaggccaaaacacctggggacccacaggttgagaaccactgctgtagatgaacATTACCAGCCAATTTCTTACAAGTGGGTTGGTCCTTCCCATTCACTCAGGTAAAGGTAGGAGGATTCCAAAGTTTAGAAATCATGCTCTATTTGTGAGCTTTCTAGTGGTGTCTGGTAAATCCATAACTGCAACCtatttctgaataaatatatagagaaacaaatttttaaaattcagtagGGTTTCCAAGGTAGTATGCCTAGAACTGTGGCCATTTGTACCCAATCTTGCTATTCACGGTTACACTCCGTCTGAACTATAGAATACATGGATGAGGCAACTTACTTCTTTGTAGTTTTAAAACAGTCCTGGTTTATCATTGACATGCAGGCTTTCTTCTGCTGTTCTCGAGTTTCTGGATTGAAGTCTGCCAGTAAAGGTCCTGGATTCTGGAACGCCAAGCATTTCAACTGACGTTCTATTTGTTGCTGTAAGAAAACAAATGAGAAGTTATAGTGGCAAAATGTTCCCTGAACTCCATGAAACtccttattttaaactttataatcaTAAACAATTGGGAGAAGAGAGAGATccagaagaatttttttaaaaaaatcttgttatatgctggacctcatatgcgcacatgcaaatctACTTATATTTGTATTAAGATATTCGCATGTGCACATATACGGTCCAGGGCATAAtggagtgatttttaaaaaaagctcagCTGGATGTCTCCTGTCCACCCTCCACCTTGTTCCGATACAGAGCAAGCCTATGAGAACTGCAGGGGACCCAATCCCATgactaacaggtctgtgtggggacatgcAGTCAggtcctcctcccccccccccattttaaatgcgggttttggcactgtctggaagcaccctgagagtATTCAAGGTTgtgattgctgaccaaaaggtcagcagttcaaatcctgagagcagggtgagctctcatctgtgagctccagctccccatatggggacatgagagaagcttcccacaggctggcaaaacattaaacatccgggcatcccctgggcaacatccttgcagacagccaattctctcacagcagaaatgacttgcagtttctcaagtcgctcctgacatggaaaaaaaactgtCCTGTTCCCAAATCAGGTTTTTCCCTATGGACATTATTCAGGGATATTCTCAGACTAGTAAAGATGGGCACTAAGTAAATACAGCTATtactttgattaaaaaaaaatcaagtaaggGTAAAAAACTGAATTTTAACactaaaatgaaatacagtagagtctcacttctccaacactccaacgttctggattatccaacgcatttttgtagtcaatgttttcaatacatcgtgatattttggtgctaaattcgtaaatacagtaattactacatagcattactgcgtattgaactactttttctgtcaaatttgtataacataatgttttggtgcttaatttgtaaaatcataacctaatttgatgtttaataggcttttccttaatccctccttatgatccaacatattcacttatccaacattctgctggcccttttatgttggataagtgagactctactgtaattctaatgTCCATCTAGCATTTATTATTGCTAAAACACTTTATTATATTGTCTGTATTGCCTGAataataacactggccaacacacattttagtgcctcaaatgttaggcctgtttctgggtagatttgacctgctgattcaaaaaatggcaccagttttcccctatcagttctagtttttgagttacagaacatatgtcacctAGCAATCACCATTTGCTCACtctagaaaaccatgataaccctATCTagaaagaaactagagctgattcaGTCTATCCAGTgcacttttctgaatcagtgcctcaaataaccccaggatcagatctaaaaaccaagacagtgGAGTGGGAAATAGTGAAAATtaatttctgaaatgttgcatGAAACTAGATGTGACACATAATCGGTGAGAATAGAAAGGACACAAGGGAGGGACATAGGGTAGGAAAACCAACATATTTCAAGAAGGAACTGGATTAAACATTTGAACAAAAAGATTTGGAAACTCAATACTTTTAGGAAATCTGATTGAGCTCAATGACTGTTTGCATGATCAGAAGAACCAGTAATATAAACAACAGTGCAAGGAGAAAGCCTTAATCTCCACTGCTCTGAGCTTGGTAGCATCTTTGCTACTCTCTTACCGTCTTATTTTTCCACTGATCCCCTTCACTTGGCAACAAAAGaaactgaagcaaaaaaaaaaaaaaaaagaccatagAAGAAAAATCACTGATGCAAAATAACAGAAATATGCAGACAGCTATGCAAAGCAAAGCACTAAAGCTGAATTAACTAAATAGCTAAAGCCAGTATATTAATAGCTGCAGGGAGGGTAGGGATGGCAAGTAAATCGTTTTGAGTTTTTCATAAGCTAAAGCAAGTTGAATTTTGGTTTCTAATTCAGTACCAGTAAACTAGCACACTTAATCAGATTGAAATACAGGAAGATGAGAACAAGGTCCTAAGCCTTTTACATAAACATTAAGTTACTTTTTACTTCTTTATTCATCTAATTGGCAAACTGAAGCAAATTATCATTTATATTCTCTATACTGGTATCATGTGGAATCGTTTAGAATTAATGTCACGTTATGTCATTGCTTTTTCTAAGTATATGCATTATAAGCCTCAGATGTGGGGGAAAGAAGGAGATGTCAAAATGGGTTAagtttcattttgaaattcagtTCTCAAAGGTAATATTGGTTTTCATCCATTAAACATGGGTCTGATAACAGCCTTGCAAAATGGAACCAAAGTAAGTGACCACAATGGCGAAGAAGAAAATGCCAAACATATGAAATTGGTTGAATCAGATAGATTTATGCTAGGTCAAGTACAGAATGAGCTGCCCAGGAGGCTAAACATATATTTCCTTTCTATTTCTGACTGGACTGCTCTCGGGATATTACCTTTCCCTAACACTGGATCAGGGCTGAATGTGTTAAATCATTCTGTATGACAACTGTTATATTACTTGATGAGTGAACTGTTCTTAGCAACTCCTCAtaagaactgagcaaatgtcAATATGGAACCACAGCCTCCCCATGTGCAATATTTGTGACCACAGAGTGAAATGTACCTGATTTCTGGTATGAAGCATTGTGCAAAAACAGTTCATCATGTGCTAACAGCTACCACATGGAAGGATTTAAAGCAGCTTCCATTTCCTGGCTTTATTAGAAACACACATAGAGACATTTTCAGTGCTGATTAAGATCTATTTGCATTATCCTGCATTGGAGTTCATCTGTGTCACGCTTCGTAACATGGAATTCTAattacttctttatttatttttatgatgatccTTTTTAATATAACACACCTGAGTATCTGACTGtttcaacatttatatcccactatgAGATGAAGCCATAAGGCAGCTGCcaataaatatgaaaatatgaaaaatatacaATACACTAGATattttcagagagagagaaaacaaatcaGTTCCATGAAAAGGTTACTGTTTGTGTTGAGTGTGATGAGATAAATTAAATTGATATTCGAGACAATGTTTGTACATACTATATTTTCATGCCATGCAATGCAAGGGTTAAACAGAGCCTCTGACAATTCttcctggaggattctgggaacattaGAGTAACTCTTCAGGTTTTTCACACAAATATTCTTACGGCACAGTATATCCCAGAAAAACCCACTTACTGTATAATTTGAATTATACTCTTATGTTCATCAATGTTGTCTCATAATGACTCAATGAATTCATGTAAAACTTTCCCAaagttattccactttaactgacatgattCCATCTTATGGAATTGTTGACTGCAGTTTAAGGAGGTGTGTTAATACACTCATGcattatctagagcagtggttctcaacctgtgggtccccagatgttttggccttcaactgccagaaatcctaacagctggtaaactggctgggatttctgggagttgtaggccaaaatgcctggggacccacaggttgagaaccactgtcatagagtaTCAATCCCATGGGTTGATGCTGTATGTCCTTGTTCTCTTCAGAgcctggaaatgttacttttttggatgacaactcccagaatcccacagcatcATGGCCACTATATGATGGGAGAATAATATACATGGGAACTGAAAAACCAATGACTTCTTTTGATAGTCCATGAAATCTGGACTTCTGCCAGTAAAGCAGTTAGAGTACACATATTATCATTAACTAGAAAAATACATTATGCATACTTTGAGATATATGTACCACACACATGTTTTTGAAACAAGCTAAAATAGCAACATTATGGTAATTCAAAGTTCACAGCAACCCCCTCTTTTTTAACATCCAGTCCCTGTTAATCCTGTCAGCCTCTCTATTGTTTCCATAACAGGCGGAGGATAcatggaactgtagtccaaaaaagtaactgttTCAGGTATTATTCTGTTTTGaataggttatttatttatttatttatttgcgactcttttatcctgcctttctcaaccctgatggggactcaaggtggctttacaacatagacaatgcctttaaaaacatagtacaataaaaataactgcaccattaaaacaattaacagcatttgaatccatacaacaagttaaatcaCGTAATCCATAGGCATAGTCTGGGACCATTCCATAAGCCAAATACGTATCTTTCAtatctaattattgcactagattttcgAAGGCTTTGTCAAAGAGCCACGTCTTCACTTTTTTGAGGAaggtcaggaaggagggagctgatctaatctctctggggagggagttccataaccgaggggccaccacggagaaggctgtCTCTCGTCTCTGCCAATCACACCTGCGAAGAAGGTGGagcagagagaagggcctcttcagattatcttaaactctgagatagTTCATAGagggacaagtaagctgggccagaaccgtttagggctttataggctaaagccaacactttaaattgtgcttgatagcaaactggcagccagtgaagctgttgcaacagggggtttgtatgctccctgtacgcagcTCCAGTGATCAATCCGGCTGCTGCTCattggaccagttgcagcttccgaacagtcttcaaaggtaactccacatagagcgcattgcactAATCTATTCGAGTTGTAACCAGAacgtggactaccgtggccaagtcaaacttctcaaggtacgggtgcaactggagcacaagttttaattgtgcaaaagctcccctggccaccgccgaaacctgggattccaggctcagcgatgggtccaggagaactcccaagctgcgaacctgcattttcagggggagtgtaaccccgtccaacacaggctgtaaccctatgtcctgttcagccttacgactgaccaggagtacctctgtcttgtctggattccatTTCAATTTGTCCGCTCTCATCCAGACTTTCACAGCGGCGAACACCGGTTCAGgactgaacagcctccttagtagcaggtggaaaggagtgatagagttgaacatcatctgcgtacagatgacatcaaactccaaaactctggttgatctctcccaacggtttcatatAGATCGTATataacatgggagacagtattgaTATTGTGGCATTAGTGCACCAAACCTCAAATAAATTATTAGATTATGCCTAAACATGAACTCTTCAAATCCCCAGATAAGGTTTAAACACCTTTGAACCTGGGATATTTGCCAATGCTTTTCACCTTAAAATTATAAAAGGATTCATTGCTTCCTAAATAGCTGAGTAATATTACATAATATCAATTGTTATTACCCCTCAGTTACCATCATCAAAGTAAAGATGTCTGGAAGATCAACCCAAACTGGATTTGGCACTTCATGGGATTGGGAATCAAAAGTTGCCAATGGGAAAAAAATGGTACTCCTAGAAGGGAGATCTAGGCAGATACATTAGTATCAATATGCAAATTTTACATATGTCTCTAAACAAGGAATGGATTCTCTAACTGGAGAATGTGATGCTTTTCAAGATCCAATTTCTATATTTACGACATGCAAACATGCACAAAAGACAGAAACAAATCACGTACTGTACTCAAATCTACCAAGTCGTACCTGTTGTTTTTGCCTCGCAGTATTCACTTTATCACAAAtagccgtttctgcctggcccacTGGTGATGATTGCCCTCCTGAAGTGGAGCTTCCTTTGaaacattcttccatttttaaagctatgcAAAAAGTACATGGGATTTATAGAGTGCCACCATATTAAATTTCACTAATTGCCAGTTCTAATGTTTAGTATAACTCTTAATCTGTCCTCTGGTTTGAGAGCTGGTCCTAAAACTCTCTTCATTTTGGCTACTTACCTTTCCCTCCAGTGACATATTACTACTATGCTTCTATTTTGTTTGGAGTCTTCTATAAAGGATTCTGATTCTATTTTTGAGACAAGATATCTTTATCACTTCTTATTAACACCAGAGAATCAATTATTTCAGTGGCTTCTGTTAAAGTTTTTGACTATTTGTCctgaaatcttgaagcaagatgTTATAAAATAGTTTCATTCCAACTTAATTTATTCCATCTTCCTTAATTTCAGTCCTGATCCCATCAAGTCATCCTCCTAACAGCTTGTCCAATCTACATCCTAATTGAGTATCAATTTCCTCGGGTCTCTTTTTTAATCATCTAAACTCTGTAATCTTCTGAGGTTAAACTGCATCTCTGTTTAACCATTTCCTTAAATAATTAATGATCTTTGACTTCCTCCATGAATTTTTGGTGGGCCACTACAATTGTGACTATATATtataactatgttgtgccccacctccagccatgaggagaggtgggtaacaaataaacaTCACCATCACTACCACCATCATTATACATGTTGTTAAATCCGAGACTGATCCAGAATAGCAACAATAAGGAAAGAAGCATAAATAAAGCAAGAAGAAGAAACTTGGATCACAATAGGAGTATTTCC
Protein-coding sequences here:
- the arl14epl gene encoding ARL14 effector protein-like isoform X1, whose translation is MEECFKGSSTSGGQSSPVGQAETAICDKVNTARQKQQFLLLPSEGDQWKNKTQQIERQLKCLAFQNPGPLLADFNPETREQQKKACMSMINQDCFKTTKKTMKKYDKKGCLLSRKVDLCDCLEKNCLGCFYPCPKCNSTKCGTECRCNRKWVYDQIQTEDGQIIRFPFLKN
- the arl14epl gene encoding ARL14 effector protein-like isoform X2, with amino-acid sequence MEECFKGSSTSGGQSSPVGQAETAICDKVNTARQKQQQQIERQLKCLAFQNPGPLLADFNPETREQQKKACMSMINQDCFKTTKKTMKKYDKKGCLLSRKVDLCDCLEKNCLGCFYPCPKCNSTKCGTECRCNRKWVYDQIQTEDGQIIRFPFLKN